Genomic DNA from Parcubacteria group bacterium:
CACTGTTGGTCATTTGAACTCCATTTTGGAACATAATCAAACTGAGAATATCTGTAGCCCTGTTGATGTTGTAAGCAGTACCCATTGCCGCTCCTGCTTGAGTTATGTTATCAAATTGGTCTATCCTTGTTATCTTCTTGATGTCTTTATTAAACTCATCCCAAGTTCTTGGAGGAGTTGTGATGCTCGCAGCATTAAAAATATCTTTGTTATAATAAAGCGCCAATGAATCAACAGACAGAGGAACAGCATATATTCTTTTATCCGAAAGAAAATCTTGAGCCGCCACATCCACAAAATTATTGCGGTATTCATTCTCATTAATAAGCCAATCGGGAGCTGGCTCGATTTTATCCTTGTAGGATGGGATCCAAGTATTGCCAATCCAGAAAATGTCCGGGCTTTGCCCTGAAGCAAGAGCGTTTATCAAATCATTATTATAGGAATCAATGGTGAATTTTCTGTATTTTATTTCTCCAATATGGGGATTCAGTTTTTTATACTCATTGGAAATATTGTCTAATGATTCGCTATTATCAAAAACTCCCCAAATTTCTAAATCAACCTTATACGCCGGGTTGCTTGTTTTTAAGCCGCATCCGGAAAAAACAAACAGAGATGCGACAAAAGCGAATGCAACGATGGTTTTGGCTTGCTTGAAAGCAATTTTTTTTATTTTCATAGATATTGTGCTAAAAACTATTTTATAAATACAGCTCCGTAATGAAAATCGCCAGTTGTCAATTCTTTCTCTAATTTAAATCCTTGTTTTTTTACTAATTCCTCAAGTTCATTTTTGGAAATTCTTATTTCTCTGTCCGGACCGATAGAATAATCTTTGTCATTCCACTCGGCAATAAGCAGTTTTCCTCCCGGTTTCAAAACCCTCCAGGCTTCTTTAATTATCATATCTTTTGTTTTATTCTGAAAAAGCATATCTTTCATTATTACAAAATCATTGCTATTTTCCTGAAGTTTTGACCCGCCTTCTTTTTCCAAATTGACTCTTTGGGCGATAATATTGGTAATTCCCTCAATTTTTGCCTTGCTTTCAACTGATTCAAGGGCTGAAGGAAGAATGTCCAATGAATAAACTTTTCCTTCTCCTCCCACCGCCTTGGCAAAAGCCAAAGAAAAAAAACCGCTGCCGCAGCCGAAATCAGCCACGATGCTTCCTGGAGAAATATCCATCTGACTTAAAATATTTTCGGGATCCAAAAAGCTTTTTGTTTCCATATTTTTGTTTTTTATTTTAGATGACTCTTTTTTGCTATACATATATTTTACACCATAAAATAAAAATGGTAAAATCAAAACTTGCATAATTCATAATATATGCTTCATAATACATAATATGGTGGGATGCCAGAGTGGTTGAATGGGGCAGTTTCGAAAACTGCTATATCCGAAAGGGTATCGGGGGTTCAAATCCCTCTCCCACCGCCTTCGGTCGCCGAAGCAAATCTTAGATTTGCCAAAATTAAAAGCGCGGGGTTCGTTTTACCAAACACACCGCGCTTTTCTTTTAAGTCGCATCGGGATTACCAATACGACTTATTTTTACTAATACCGTTTCCCCTCCTCCTTCAGGGGCACGGAACCTTATCGGAGAGAAGTTCTCGAAGACATCAACTTCTTGTCTTCCTTTATTAACTTCTATTCTTCTCTCTCCGATCATTCCTTCGAGAACTTTGTCCTTAACCACCGTAAGGACATACTTCCCTCTAGGAACGACCGGACCAAACCAATCGTCTCCTAGACGATACCGAACCGCCCAGGAGTCTTTGCCAGTCTGGACACTCCTCGACTTGCCCTTTTCGTTAGGCAAGGTTTCTTGATTCGCTCCTGACTCAGACTTTTCAATCTGAGTTCCAGTTTTTGTCGTGTTATCTTCTTGAAAACC
This window encodes:
- a CDS encoding class I SAM-dependent methyltransferase, translating into METKSFLDPENILSQMDISPGSIVADFGCGSGFFSLAFAKAVGGEGKVYSLDILPSALESVESKAKIEGITNIIAQRVNLEKEGGSKLQENSNDFVIMKDMLFQNKTKDMIIKEAWRVLKPGGKLLIAEWNDKDYSIGPDREIRISKNELEELVKKQGFKLEKELTTGDFHYGAVFIK